A window of the Streptomyces griseochromogenes genome harbors these coding sequences:
- a CDS encoding SURF1 family protein produces MYRFLLTPRWWGINVFVLLAIPFCVFMGTWQLSRFEGRVQDHRAATEQAASDRHEAARPLATQLPVDKSTSGRRVSASGRYGKQLLVPGRELDGKHGFYVLTLLRTDSGKALPVVRGWLPGTADAAKAPAPPAGEVTVTGALQASESPGDNGVSAQSGLPAGQTAAISSASLVNLVPYRLYDAWVTLDKADAGMKAVPATAPDDTGLDLKAFQNLGYTGEWFVFAGFVVFMWFRLLRREVEYQRDAALGLVPEEEPRVEVSSG; encoded by the coding sequence GTGTACCGGTTTCTGCTGACACCCCGCTGGTGGGGCATCAACGTCTTCGTGCTGCTCGCCATCCCGTTCTGCGTCTTCATGGGGACGTGGCAGCTGAGCCGGTTCGAGGGACGGGTGCAGGACCACCGTGCCGCGACCGAGCAGGCCGCCTCCGACAGACACGAGGCGGCCCGGCCCCTCGCCACACAGCTGCCCGTCGACAAGAGCACCTCGGGACGACGGGTCAGCGCGAGCGGCCGGTACGGCAAGCAACTCCTGGTGCCCGGCCGGGAGCTGGACGGCAAGCACGGTTTCTACGTACTGACGCTGCTGCGCACCGACTCCGGCAAGGCCCTGCCCGTCGTGCGGGGCTGGCTGCCGGGCACGGCGGACGCGGCGAAGGCTCCCGCCCCGCCGGCCGGCGAGGTCACCGTCACCGGTGCGCTGCAGGCCTCCGAGAGCCCGGGTGACAACGGGGTCAGCGCCCAGAGCGGGCTGCCCGCCGGGCAGACGGCGGCGATCAGCTCGGCCTCGCTGGTGAACCTGGTGCCGTACCGGCTGTACGACGCCTGGGTCACCCTCGACAAGGCCGACGCGGGGATGAAGGCGGTGCCCGCGACCGCGCCGGACGACACGGGCCTCGACCTGAAGGCGTTCCAGAACCTCGGCTACACCGGGGAGTGGTTCGTCTTCGCGGGCTTCGTGGTCTTCATGTGGTTCCGGCTGCTGCGCCGCGAGGTGGAGTACCAGCGGGACGCCGCCCTGGGCTTGGTGCCCGAGGAGGAACCCCGGGTCGAGGTGTCCAGCGGCTGA
- a CDS encoding prolyl oligopeptidase family serine peptidase: MSDAEAMPDWEKRFRAPRVSLPDWAEDAPDRSLFVSNATGTYELYAWDRATGGQRQATDRPNGTTDGTLSPDGEWIWWFDDKDGDEFGVWRRQPFAGGADETAVPGLEPSYPAGLALARDGRTAVVGRSTDEEGTTIHLARAGEDPAEIYRHRESAGVGDLSHDGSLIAIEHTEHGDAMHAALRVLRPDGTAVADLDDTKGGTEELGLEVLGFAPVDGDTRLLIGHQRRGRWEPLVWDVATGEEKDLDLDLPGDVAAEWYPDGSALLVVHSFEARSELLRYDLGAGELSRIPTPPGTVSGATARPDGSVEYLWSSAAEPSAVRSTSGGVVLDPPGMKCPPSVPVEDAWVDGPGGRIHALIQKPAGSTGPLPTVFDLHGGPTWHDSDSFAAGPAAWVDHGYAVVRINYRGSTGYGRAWTDALKHRVGLIELEDVAAVRDWAVSSGLADPARLVLTGGSWGGYLTLLGLGTQPEAWTVGVAVVPVADYVTAYHDEMESLKAMDRTLLGGTPEEVPERFEASSPLTYVDQVKAPVYISAGVNDPRCPIRQIDNYTRRLEARGAVHEVYRYDAGHGSLVVDERIKQLRLEMEFTGSHLPEA, from the coding sequence ATGAGCGACGCAGAAGCCATGCCCGACTGGGAGAAGCGGTTCCGTGCCCCGCGCGTCTCCCTCCCCGACTGGGCGGAAGACGCCCCCGACCGCTCCCTGTTCGTGTCGAACGCGACGGGGACGTACGAGCTGTACGCCTGGGACCGGGCGACGGGCGGGCAGCGGCAGGCGACCGACCGGCCGAACGGCACGACGGACGGCACACTCTCCCCGGACGGCGAGTGGATCTGGTGGTTCGACGACAAGGACGGCGACGAGTTCGGCGTCTGGCGCCGCCAGCCCTTCGCGGGCGGCGCGGACGAGACGGCCGTCCCGGGCCTGGAGCCCTCCTACCCGGCCGGTCTGGCCCTGGCCCGCGACGGCCGCACGGCGGTGGTCGGCCGCTCCACGGACGAGGAGGGCACCACGATCCACCTCGCCCGCGCGGGCGAGGACCCGGCCGAGATCTACCGGCACCGCGAGTCGGCGGGCGTCGGCGACCTCTCGCACGACGGCTCGCTGATCGCGATCGAGCACACCGAGCACGGTGACGCCATGCACGCGGCCCTGCGCGTGCTGCGCCCGGACGGCACGGCGGTCGCCGACCTGGACGACACCAAGGGCGGCACCGAGGAACTCGGCCTGGAGGTCCTCGGATTCGCTCCGGTCGACGGCGACACCCGCCTGCTCATCGGCCACCAGCGCCGGGGCCGCTGGGAGCCCCTGGTCTGGGACGTGGCGACGGGCGAGGAGAAGGACCTGGACCTCGACCTGCCCGGAGACGTCGCCGCCGAGTGGTATCCGGACGGCAGCGCCCTGCTCGTCGTCCACAGCTTCGAGGCCCGCAGCGAGCTGCTCCGCTACGACCTGGGCGCCGGTGAGCTGAGCCGCATCCCCACCCCGCCCGGCACGGTCTCCGGGGCGACGGCCCGCCCCGACGGCAGCGTGGAGTACCTGTGGTCGTCGGCCGCCGAGCCGTCGGCGGTCCGCTCGACGTCCGGCGGGGTGGTCCTGGACCCGCCCGGCATGAAGTGCCCGCCGTCGGTGCCGGTCGAGGACGCGTGGGTGGACGGCCCCGGCGGCCGCATCCACGCCCTGATCCAGAAGCCGGCCGGCAGCACCGGCCCGCTCCCCACGGTCTTCGACCTGCACGGCGGCCCGACGTGGCACGACAGCGACTCCTTCGCCGCGGGCCCCGCCGCCTGGGTGGACCACGGCTACGCGGTCGTCCGCATCAACTACCGCGGCTCCACGGGGTACGGCCGCGCCTGGACGGACGCCCTGAAGCACCGGGTCGGCCTGATCGAGCTGGAGGACGTGGCCGCGGTCCGCGACTGGGCGGTCTCCTCCGGCCTCGCGGACCCCGCCCGCCTGGTCCTGACCGGCGGCTCCTGGGGCGGCTACCTCACCCTGCTCGGCCTCGGCACCCAGCCCGAGGCGTGGACGGTGGGCGTCGCGGTCGTGCCGGTCGCGGACTACGTCACCGCGTACCACGACGAGATGGAGTCCCTGAAGGCCATGGACCGTACGCTGCTGGGCGGCACACCGGAGGAGGTCCCCGAGCGCTTCGAGGCGTCGTCCCCGCTGACCTACGTCGACCAGGTCAAGGCCCCCGTCTACATCTCGGCGGGCGTCAACGACCCGCGCTGCCCGATCCGCCAGATCGACAACTACACCAGGCGTCTGGAGGCCCGGGGCGCGGTGCACGAGGTGTACCGCTACGACGCGGGCCACGGATCACTGGTGGTGGACGAGCGGATCAAGCAGCTGAGACTGGAGATGGAGTTCACGGGGAGCCATCTGCCCGAGGCGTGA
- a CDS encoding NAD-binding protein, whose translation MVVCGDDGLAYRLAAELRGVHGEQVILVVPPSERTARLPVAGRARAASAALLDRVVSAAVGRGAGGSTATAGSGANGHRADGERVLEAADLTEAVFAEAGVERAAALALVYDDDETNIRAALTARRLNPRLRLVLRLYNRRLGQHIEELLDQAAALASGEGAAGGPEASTAVLSDADTAAPALVATAVAGTSKVVQTDSLLLRAVERQPSRDGHVAGPGLCTLALLSATGADPAGADGSEGNGDQGPRLLPDDEEVRRAAGRAAVVLEQVSSFGGPESAATGRGVGGVPPLASLFSRRLRWSLAGIVGCVVALAVALWLVTGTHPLRAFYLTLLDLFAIDDPAIGAPLGRQILQLLSGLVGLLLLPVLLAAVLEALGTFRTTSGLRKPPRGLGGHVVLLGLGKIGTRVLTRLRELHVPVVCVESDPEARGLATARRLRVPVVLGDVTQEGVLEAAKIHRAHALLAVTSADTTNLEAALYARSVRPDLRVVLRLYDDHFATAVYRTLRAAHPHASTRSRSVSYLAAPAFAGAMLGRQVLGAIPVERRVLLFAAVEVDGHPELEGRTVAEAFRAGAWRVLALEGRADVSPDHVLEKGDRVVVAATRRGLAELG comes from the coding sequence ATGGTGGTGTGCGGCGACGACGGCCTCGCGTACCGGCTGGCCGCCGAGTTGCGCGGGGTCCATGGCGAGCAGGTCATCCTCGTGGTGCCGCCGAGCGAGCGCACGGCACGGCTCCCGGTGGCCGGACGGGCCCGGGCCGCCTCGGCCGCGCTGCTCGACCGGGTGGTCAGCGCCGCCGTCGGCCGGGGCGCCGGCGGATCCACCGCCACGGCGGGCAGCGGCGCCAACGGCCACCGGGCCGACGGGGAGCGGGTGTTGGAGGCCGCCGACCTGACCGAGGCGGTGTTCGCCGAGGCCGGAGTGGAGCGGGCCGCCGCGCTCGCGCTCGTGTACGACGACGACGAGACGAACATCCGGGCCGCGCTGACCGCCCGCCGCCTCAACCCGCGTCTCAGGCTCGTGCTGCGGCTGTACAACCGCCGGTTGGGCCAGCACATCGAGGAACTCCTGGACCAGGCGGCCGCGTTGGCCTCCGGCGAGGGAGCGGCCGGTGGCCCGGAGGCGTCCACGGCCGTCCTGTCCGACGCCGACACCGCCGCGCCCGCGCTGGTCGCCACGGCCGTCGCCGGCACCAGCAAGGTCGTACAGACCGACAGCCTGCTGCTGCGGGCCGTGGAACGGCAGCCGTCCCGGGACGGGCACGTCGCCGGTCCCGGGCTGTGCACGCTGGCCCTGCTCTCGGCGACCGGCGCGGATCCCGCCGGGGCGGACGGCTCCGAGGGCAACGGGGACCAGGGGCCCAGGCTGCTGCCGGACGACGAGGAGGTACGGCGGGCCGCCGGGCGGGCCGCCGTGGTGCTGGAGCAGGTGTCGTCCTTCGGCGGGCCGGAGTCGGCCGCGACCGGGCGCGGGGTGGGTGGCGTACCGCCGCTCGCCTCCCTCTTCTCGCGGCGGCTGCGCTGGTCGCTGGCCGGGATCGTGGGCTGTGTGGTGGCGCTCGCCGTCGCGCTCTGGCTCGTCACCGGTACCCACCCTCTGCGCGCGTTCTATCTGACGCTGCTGGACCTCTTCGCGATCGACGACCCCGCGATCGGGGCGCCGCTGGGGCGGCAGATCCTCCAACTCCTGTCCGGCCTGGTCGGGTTGCTGCTGCTGCCGGTCCTCCTCGCGGCCGTGCTCGAAGCCCTCGGCACCTTCCGGACCACCTCCGGGCTGCGCAAGCCGCCCCGCGGGCTGGGCGGGCATGTGGTGCTGCTCGGGCTCGGGAAGATCGGCACCCGGGTGCTGACCCGGCTGCGGGAGCTGCACGTTCCCGTGGTGTGCGTGGAGTCCGACCCGGAGGCGCGCGGCCTTGCGACCGCGCGGCGGCTGCGGGTCCCGGTGGTACTCGGGGATGTCACGCAGGAGGGGGTGCTGGAGGCCGCGAAGATCCATCGGGCGCATGCGCTGCTCGCGGTGACCAGCGCGGACACGACCAATCTGGAGGCCGCGCTGTACGCGCGGTCCGTACGGCCGGATCTCCGGGTGGTGCTGCGGCTGTATGACGACCACTTCGCCACCGCGGTGTACCGGACGCTGCGGGCCGCCCATCCCCATGCCTCGACGCGGAGCCGGAGCGTGTCGTACCTGGCCGCACCGGCGTTCGCGGGGGCGATGCTGGGGCGGCAGGTACTGGGGGCGATACCCGTGGAGCGGCGGGTGCTGCTGTTCGCCGCGGTCGAGGTGGACGGGCACCCGGAGCTGGAGGGGCGGACCGTGGCGGAGGCGTTCCGGGCGGGGGCGTGGCGGGTGCTGGCGCTGGAGGGGCGGGCCGATGTCTCTCCCGATCACGTGCTGGAGAAGGGGGACCGTGTCGTGGTCGCCGCAACCCGCCGAGGCCTGGCCGAACTCGGCTGA
- a CDS encoding permease — MAITEDAPPGAAEPAAARPPDRRAGGERPEDRPDEHHGEQPGPGDRRLSSPLVLTMVLLLAVLAQSPIRGALGTPLMQSWMTVFVAVTVQALPFLVLGVLLSAAIAVFVPPSFFARALPRHPALAVPVAGMAGAVLPGCECASVPVAGALVRRGVTPAAALAFLLSAPAINPIVLTATAVAFPGRPEMVLARFAASLLVACAMGWLWQRLGRTDWLRPPAHGAHEGETKGEAFWNSVRHDTMHAGGFLVLGAMAAATLKAATPAAWLRTAADNPLFSILALAVLAVLLSICSEADAFVAASLTQFSLTAKLVFLVVGPMIDLKLFAMQAGTFGRGFALRFAPATFVLAVAGGVLTGTVLL, encoded by the coding sequence GTGGCCATCACCGAAGACGCCCCGCCCGGCGCCGCCGAGCCCGCTGCGGCGCGCCCGCCCGACCGACGGGCGGGCGGCGAACGGCCCGAGGACCGGCCGGACGAGCACCACGGTGAGCAGCCCGGCCCGGGAGACAGGCGGCTGAGTTCCCCTCTCGTGCTGACGATGGTCCTGCTGCTGGCGGTGCTCGCCCAGTCCCCGATCCGCGGGGCCCTCGGCACCCCGCTGATGCAGAGCTGGATGACGGTGTTCGTGGCCGTGACGGTCCAGGCGCTGCCCTTCTTGGTGCTGGGCGTTCTGCTCTCGGCGGCGATCGCGGTCTTCGTGCCTCCGTCCTTCTTCGCGCGCGCCCTCCCCCGCCACCCCGCCCTGGCCGTGCCGGTGGCCGGGATGGCGGGCGCGGTGCTGCCGGGCTGCGAGTGCGCGTCGGTCCCGGTGGCGGGCGCGCTGGTCCGCAGGGGCGTGACCCCCGCGGCGGCCCTGGCCTTTCTGCTGTCGGCTCCCGCGATCAACCCGATCGTGCTGACGGCCACGGCGGTCGCCTTCCCCGGCAGGCCGGAGATGGTCCTGGCCCGGTTCGCCGCCAGCCTTCTCGTGGCGTGCGCGATGGGCTGGCTGTGGCAGCGCCTGGGCCGTACGGACTGGCTGCGACCGCCGGCCCACGGCGCGCACGAGGGCGAGACCAAGGGGGAGGCGTTCTGGAACTCGGTCCGGCACGACACCATGCACGCGGGCGGCTTCCTGGTGCTGGGCGCGATGGCCGCGGCCACGCTGAAGGCGGCGACCCCGGCGGCCTGGCTGCGCACGGCCGCCGACAACCCGCTCTTCTCGATCCTCGCCCTCGCCGTGCTCGCCGTACTCCTGTCCATCTGCTCGGAGGCGGACGCGTTCGTCGCGGCCTCCCTCACCCAGTTCTCCCTGACGGCCAAGCTGGTGTTCCTGGTGGTGGGGCCGATGATCGATCTCAAGCTGTTCGCGATGCAGGCGGGGACCTTCGGCCGTGGCTTCGCGCTGCGCTTCGCCCCCGCGACGTTCGTCCTGGCCGTCGCGGGCGGCGTGCTGACCGGGACGGTGCTGCTGTGA